The following coding sequences lie in one Spinacia oleracea cultivar Varoflay chromosome 1, BTI_SOV_V1, whole genome shotgun sequence genomic window:
- the LOC110804619 gene encoding uncharacterized protein: MVEDVSTLGDYRWGDLGYATLVGQLSLAVRDLDPCRRHFVITLAGVPRLIELWAFEHLPWLAPRKGQRPLEYPAGRRWGWKKKLTARPPPDTVWDLIRDGNPEHVVWTPWLSFRGTYASVRDSYALSQMRVLFVGRRDPVWYLGERVRMQTVGAFSVPKPSPATMLSTRSIGESCRVYSRTGVPATELVIAGASYYQFVQDSLRLPEPGVEYPDPSLGGWVLPDAQISYTGESGSEIVETFPEDRVFHAPLPEEVQAVPARTANAMVGVINRLKSALVRARSALSCRSPHSTRTGAGRAGADDAGPSGGGRGREERERARRSPLRHRRSDVGTSSSGERSEPERRRRSVSVAREPNPELQPQPHFWGDSGWGSSYHGEWSGWTGEAWRHEADDES; encoded by the exons atggtggaggacgtgtctacgctgggtgactatcgctggggcgatttgggctacgcgacgctcgtcggccagttgagtttggcggtgcgcgaCTTGGACCCgtgtagacgtcactttgtcattacattggcgggagtgccgcgtttgatcgag ctgtgggcttttgagcacttgccttggctggctccccgaaaggggcagaggcctttggagtaccctgccggtcgtcgttggggttggaagaagaagctgactgcgcgtccaccgcccgataccgtgtgggacctcattcgggacgggaaccctgagcat gtggtttggaccccatggctctcctttaggggtacttatgcttcggtcagggatagctatgccctgagccagatgcgggtcttgtttgTTGGCCGCcgcgaccctgtctggtacctgggagagcgggtacgtatgcagacggtcggggctttttcggtgcctaagccttcacctgcgaccatgctgtctactcgttcgataggcgagtcgtgtaGGGTCTACTCGAGGACTGgtgtgccggcgacggagttggtgatagcgggagctagctattatcagTTTGTCCAGGATTcccttcgtctcccggagcctggcgtt gagtatcctgacccttcgttagggggatgggtgcttcccgatgctcagatctcgtataccggagagagtggatccgagattgtggagactttcccggaagaccgggttttccatgctccgctccctgaggaagtacaggcg gttccggcccgtacggccaacgcgatggtgggagtgatcaaccggttgaagtccgcgttggttcgggcccgatctgcactttcttgcaggagcccccactccactcgg acgggggctggacgagccggggccgacgacgcagGTCCCTCGGGTGGGGGACGCGGtcgtgaggagagagagagggcacgacGCTCGCCCCTgcggcatcgccgttccgatGTGGGgacgagttcttccggggagaggtccgagccggagcgcaggcgacgttccgtgtcggtggctcgagagcctaaccccgagttgcagccacaacctcatttttggggtgattctggctgggggtcctcataccacggggagtggagtggatggaccggcgaggcttggagacatgaagccgatgacgagtcttag